In Vespula pensylvanica isolate Volc-1 chromosome 2, ASM1446617v1, whole genome shotgun sequence, the genomic window TAAAATGGACGGACCACGCTCGAATGAACCCTATTGTGTATCGTacagttaataataataataataatattcttaccatagtagtaataacaatgatatatcTTCTATATTCATAGTAAGAGAAACAGGATTGAAATGTATTACCAATATTGTAATACGTTAATCGGCTTTCATTCGAACCACTTTTAGTTCCGATAAACTGCTTAGTACGAAACAACAGGCCAAAGGAAGCTTCTTAATGTACTTGAAAAGAGACGGAATCGCTACTCGATCAATCTGTTCAGAGGCATCTCCTTTATCGTGGATTCTAGATAGTCTGCAAATCTCAGATTAATGTCATCGGAGCTGTACTGGACATACCGAGCAAGGCAGCTGGATAGCAAATGGTAGTTAGGGTCGTAGGGTGGTTATGGGTCAAGAGTCGAGTTCAGGACGTCTACAGAGTAGTGTCAGAAGGGAGAAGGATATTGATCTCGACATCGACTCTAGATCCGTTCTGAAGGATTACAAGGAGGTTGAGCGACCTCAAGTACTTGGATCCTCGTTAGAAGGGAAcccttaattttttttctctctctcgtaccaTTAAGCGAACTCTTGAACCTTCCGTCGATACCTTTCTCCgagaaggagggaaaaagCGTCATAAATAATAGCCGGCGAAACGTGAACTAGATTTAGGAAGCCGTTGAAACGTCCACGTTAACTTTCGCTCACGCCGaataatggagaaaaaagaaagaggggctTGAAATCCAACaaacgatatttaaatatgacgAAGAGAATcgagggaaggaaaaaagaaactgcaAAATGTATGTTCGATcgttgtttttcattttcatcatttttttcttcaaacttaCCGAATAAACAAGTTGTTCTGTATCTcctgtaacaaaaaaattgttatatcttaaaaaaaaaaaatatatatatatatatatatatatatatatatgtattttttgtcGAATGACATAAGCATAATCGAGTAAcacttttacaaaaaattttgaatattaacCAAAATGGTAGTTAAAACTGAGGCACGGAGGTATACCATGAGCTAGAAGTTCTCGTTATCGTTCTAACGAAGTGAAATCTACCTTAGAAATCCCATATTTAGTTGAAGATAACTTCGTACGTTATCCATGAAACACTGTTTACTTTCTAAGCTTgcaagagaggaagagagagaaagagagagtgagagatagGGGAAGAGGTTCTGAGGCTCCAAAATCGTTTTAGAAGGCCAGTGAGCTTGCTAGAGAGggatgaggaagagaaaagcgCATCTCTCTGAGGTAATATCGCAATGAAATCTGCTTTAGTCCCTGCAGAGAAGCCACTATGGTCCCCCATGGTTTATCCTCGGACCAGACGTAATCCTACCaccctcgttctctctctttccccatctttctctttctctctctctctctctctttctctctctctctctctctctctctctctctctctctctctctctctctctttctctctctttctctctcttgctcgtaATACCGACTACATGCTGCGCGTAACGCAAATTCATGTCGTCGGGGTGTTCCCTGTCAAATTAGGATGAACCATAACGCATACATTATGGAAAGCAACACgactcatctctctctctctctctctctctctctctctctctctctctctctctctctctctcgccctgTCACTCTCTGTGTATATCTCTCACTCTTACACAAATACACGCTCACCAAGTATCATCGTTTCAGGTTATTTCAAAGCATATCTTTGAAAACTGAtattgaaacgaaaagagaacttctttatacaatttttctatgtCGATTCTTTAAGAAGTGGACGGAAATCATTTTTCGTGATAAACGTTTGTATGgagaatatacaaaaattgtcGATTGTAAGATATGAATCATAGAATTCTGCATGTATAATACAAAGGATCAATGAAATTAGAATTGTTTAATGTTCttaacgattttataatatgttacaaaattatatatatatatatatatatattgcaccTAAAAATAGGCAATACTTTATACTTCGTCGATAATATAGCTTGCGAACGTCATTTATCGATATGAGCAACTTTTTCAACCCTTTATAGTAGACAACCTATTTATACAGATATGTAAATATCCGTTGCCTACTATTAGGGGCTAAAAAATTACTTATAGATGACTCGCACAAGTAAAGCGTGatacttattataataaattacagaaaatcaataaaacaCTTCTAATCGATTACAACCGAGATCGCTTTAAACTAAATATAACATCTTaggtttaaaatatatatacagtaatttatagaaaaaaaaaatgtaattatcttTAAAGCATAAAGCAGTATCATTATTCGGTATCACGTCttaaatttttacgtttttatttattaccttCTAATTAGATCGAAGATCAAATCGCAtgttatttaatgaatttaactAATGAAATTACTCCTGTGATTTTCCTTCCAATATTCTGTCTAACTATTCGATCCTTATAAATTTAACATCACTCATTCGAACTATGTTTAAATTCAGAATATTCGTGAACTCTCTACTGTAGATAAACTATATACGGCCTCTCTCTACATCGTGTTTCTCAAGTAACGGATGAGTCAATCATTTATGCTCCACGCAATACGGATGTATTGCACTATCCAATTTTTAGAAGATTAAAAATGTCTCtgatactatattatatagtagTGTTCGCCATTGTCAAAGGTATTTCTTCAATTTGAAACATTCTCCATTTTGTAGCttcataaaaatcaataattttacaaaaccattgaaataaataaaaatataccgtttaatatacaataagaTACTCAAATCATATATATCAACTTAAGTTTTTTCTTAAACACACGCAAtacattttacataatttcaaAAACTGAATATTACGttcttctattaaaaaaaaagaaaagaaaagaaagaaaaaagaaaactagtGACAGAGTATAATCCATAATAAACTTTAGGCAAAGTAGATATATGCAGTCATTATCTTATTAGACGTCATCTTCGAATGCACACAGTATAATACGTCAGATAGTTCTGTGTTTCTCCTTAAATTGGGATCAAACTTTGGGGGATATGAAACTACTGGAATGACAAGAAGGATAGTAGGAGTATTTAGCGAAGACCATACGACGGAGCCGCACGTTTCGCGAACATCCGGTGTTGCAGATCCAAGAGAACTCGAACTAAGACAGATGACGGAAGAGGAATCGTCTGGGAAACTCAACTTAGCATGGTTGGCACATTGGCGAGCCACAGGAGCCGATCGAAGATCTTGCACACCTATATATAAGTtcatacaaatacacacacacacacatatcacATGCAAAAGCTCTTACATTTCAGAGGTAGAGACCAGATCGTTTCAGGAAGCTTCGACCtgagaacgaacgatcgttaaTCCGATTTCCCTCTCAGTGGTGACGACCTCCTCTCACCCTTTcattcatcctctctctctctctctctctctctctctctctctctctctctctctctctctctctctgtctatctctttctctataaattTGCGATTCCAACCGATCCCACGCTTCTGCACTCGCCGTTATTGCAGTCACGTTGCCAGTGGTACGCAGAGCAAGTCCCTTTTACGCTCCACGAGTTCCTTTTACCCTCTTCATGAAACGTCATCCAGCGTGTTCTTGCACGTGAGCCAAGACGCACGAAGAACTAccgtaaaaattaattccttcaaatataatatgaagTAGTTCGATTTATTATGCAttagatgaaaattaatagTCCATTCATTTTCTATCAATTATCGTTCAATCGCTAAAACTATCTTCGAAAAGTATTATCTTAcgaatcatttattaatattattttgtatatatccaCGTGTTCTCACACGTGAGCCAAGATGCACGAAGAACTACCTTAGAAATTAGtttcttcaaatataatatgaagTAGTTCGATTTATTATGCATTAGATGAAAGGTAAAAGtcctttcattttatatcaattattgtTTAATCGTTAAAACTATCTTCGAAAAGTCTTatcttatatatcatttattaatattattttgtatatacctACGTGTTTTTGCACGTGAGCCAAGACGCATGGAGAACTctcgtaaaaattaattccttcaaatataatatgaagTAGTTCGATTTATTATGCATTAGATGAAAGGTAACAGtcctttcattttatattaattattgtttaatcgCTAAAACTATCTTCGAAAAGTActatcttataaattatttattaatagtattctgcatatacctatatgcatatacatatattattattattactataatgatgatgattattatcatcatcattattaataaatattttcataggaaacataagaaattgaaaagtttTCAGAAGATGTATCttcttaaagagaaaaattaaagttcTTCTGTTCGACGTAAGAAAATTTCATGGCCGTTTTGCGAAAACTCGCGGATAAAATTGCTTGAAATATTTCAGGATTCGACGTTGCGGGTTACGTTGCGGGATAACCACGTGGAAAGTTATCCATAGGGAAGACAGCATTAATCAAATGAAGCGGTTTCCGTTACAGTGAAGGCGAAGATGACTCCAAGCTGCCTTCCGCTAACGTACGGATAATCAATCCAGCGAATTAGATCAGATAGCTGGTTCGGTACGTGCACCAACTTTGTCTCCCAGGATttattttctccctctcctttctcttccgaagaaggaagaggatagATAAAGATGCTTTCAAGCTCTGGTAATCGACTTGATTTTCGTAGTTTTCCTATCAAAGAATttatgttcttcttctttaagcCAGTCGTTCTAAATAGTTCCTCTTGGGATTACTATTTTggctcttcttttctctctctctctctctttcttactattttttcttttatgtatgATACAACGAGctcgttattttttctctttatattcgaAAATCAAAGTAATTCACATGCGTAGTTAGCGAAAATATCTAACATGTTTTCTtactatatgtgtgtgtgtgtgtgtgtgtaaggaCGTTGCTATGTATATAAGTTgttgaaaaattgtaaaaaaaagacatgACCTACTTGaaagtctctcttttttgcagTCCACTCTTAAAAGCGTTATCTATGAAATCATCTACCACTCTCTCATTAGCAACGTATAAAgcaataaagtaaaaataagaaacttgGCTATACAAATGAACGCCGTTGTAAAGTCTTtagaaacattatatatacgtataagttAACAAGGAtggtatttataattttctactcGACCTTACCAAGCCATGAGGTTTAATTATCTacctaatgaaaaaaattgtgtacTTATTTCCTTAGAAtaagaaatgtttattatattaattcgcAGCGAAAAAGTGCGGTTACTCTTTTACTGTGgcaatagaaaatatacttttcaaaAAACTTATGTGGTATTAATTTAAACGATCTCTTTTATTGCTCTTTCAATGAGATCTATAAACTTCTTAATTACTTTCTCATTGTATGCACGGTCATATCCCAGCCTCCCTTTACTTTAatcaagagagaaacaatgaaataatactTATTGTTTAAATGGTAtagtttctttcgatttttgttttatttcgaaagtgttctacaattattaaaagtataatacatatatatatacacatacactcactcacacatatatatatatatgtgtatgtgtgtatacatgtatctatatgtggtacgtatatatcttatatatttttttatttttattaaaataaacgcATCGCGCTGCAATACTGTACCAAAGGTACTAAAGGTACTATAAAATGTTACAGAAATGCAGAAGGAGCGTTTGAACGCTTTTCGAACATTTTGGCGATACATCTTAGTCTCCTCCTTTTTTACTGTGATTAAACACAGTACACGATAATACATTAAACTTTATTACTAGATAGGACGTTTGGTATTTTGATTGCTTATTATTCGAGTACTTTAATTGTAGCtaagatacataaatatattttgcgGATGATACGCAGTTTAATTGGGTTTACACGATATTACGACGATCGTCTAGTTTATAATTGCAGGAGAAGAAGTATATTACGGAGTagagaaaaatactttttcttatgACATTGTAAAGTTTGgcttatttttgtttgatttttttttcctttttttttttttttctttttttttttgaaaagacTACGAACATTGAATATGTGTAACATCGTTGGAAGAGCCAAAGAGTATTTTATTCGCTACCCCTCGAATCACGGACCAtcttatgttaaatattttataaagctCGATATCGATTGCTTATCGTCATATAAACGGTCCGTTTCTATAACTTCTTGCTAACCGatgataacaaataattacaaaGCCCCTTTATATGTATCTTAAAATAGCAGTCTTTTAACTGTAGATACTGATCTTTACTTAAAATgcttaagaaatataaatatgtaatacatGCCTAAACGCAAGGTTCAACGTAATTGCCAGGAAATAACCCGGTTATTCCATCCATTACTCCTTCCCACCAACCatcgtcgttcttttttaagaCGTAAATAACGGAGCTTTCTTGGAAACTCAATTCGTCTTCTTTATCGGCATAGTAATCGTAAATGGCGACGactaaaacaataaatttgtataatattaatccatatattatatcactatagaaaaataaaaatgaattaggCTCACCTTtctctatataattttttggaaCCCAGCCAGGCAGATCTTCTTCATCCGGTACGATAGGCATTATAGCACCACTGGAAGGAGTCGGTCTACCAAATTGAGGATGCTCCTCTTGTtcaggaggtggaggaggtggcaGTGGTGGACTACTAGCACCGCTACTTCGACTAATTTGATGAGCTAATCTGTGTGGTAAAGTATGATGCCCGCTATAATCAGCCATATCTCCACTGATACCGACCAGTGGAGAAGGTGGTGCTAAAACATTGATTCgatgattaaattattttaaactagcataaaaaaagaaacttgtaaTAATGTTTGCTTACGAGGCATGTTATTATGTTGTTCTTGTATGTATCCCGCAGCTCCTGTAACACTGggtggtgctggtggtggaGTCTGCGGATGACTTTGCAATGGATGGACTGTACCCACTTGAGGTGGGGAAGTATGTTGCGTCATATTGTTTGTGTGAGTAGAATGATTGGTATTGTGAGCAGAATGAGAAGTTGTATGAGCATGCAATGGCAACGTACTATATCCTGGGCCACGCTCGCGTCGTGGATGACCCAATGGATAATTTGGCGCATAATGACTAGGAACTTGAGGTGGAGCAACCGCAGGTGGAGTTCTATATTCTCGTGAACCCTTACTCAGTGTTCCTATTATCGAACAAGTGGTTATTAAAGATTCTACAATATTCAAATTGTTTGACACTTCAAAATAATCACGAATCGCTCTTACCAGTCCTTACTGTTTGAGGAGGAGTCGGTGGCTTGGTAGTAGGTGCAGGTCCTACCATAGCAGCACCCAAACCAGAGCCGGTAGACGTTGCACCCAAGCTCTGAACGCTACCTTGGCTACCTCCTCTTTGTTTGCTTCTTGGTGTACCACTACTACGTACACCATGGCCAATATCATCCAAAATCGTATAATCTATGCTTTTCCTTACATATTTGATAGGCTTTTCGGGATTTGCAGgtgcaataattttatattgacGGGCTGTCATTTTATTAGCCGTTAATACACCTATCTCTCGCCTagcaactttttctttatgtatcaTAACGGTTTGAGCTATATGATTCATTTGACTTTCCATCTCGGCTAACTGAGATGTTTGTAGATCTAATAATTGAAGAAAGTTATAAGCGAGAGTATTTATTTGGTATGCTACACTAGCCAATGATTGAGTCGTataattctttgtttcttctaatGCAATCCTTTTATTGTCtgcttgaaaataatttgccTCGCAATAATCCGCAACACGTTCAAGATTCGTGTGACTGTCTGCAAGATTGTGCCTTCCTTCAGGAATTTCCTGATGCAGCAAAGCTGCTAGTTCAGCCATGACTTCTGAATCACTGCCTACTCCGGAAGACACGCAATACGAACCAGATccttgtatttaaaaatataacgcgttagaaattttgttcattctcacaaattgaaataattgaacGTTGTACAGaaaacaaatgtaaaaaaaaaaaaaaaaaagaaaataggaatcATGCTTTGTATGatcattgttatatttatttatgattattcaGTTTTTGGACATATTTGACAGCTATTCAAGACGTTCGAGtcataataaaagatttatcattaataaaatgaagggAACTAGGGTTATGTGAAGCTGTTAAAATCGAAAACCGATTCCagatcataataaaaataaagtaaaatatcaaatgCGTGACATATGAGATCTGGCTTTAATCGTCATCGAAAATTATATGAAGGGTGGTGACGGACATGCAGGAAGCAAGATGGAGATCAAAGATGAGCATTTCCTTTTCGAAGTGAAAACAACGCTGCaaacgaaatataatgaaCGTATATAAATTGAACTAACGATACTCAGCCATATCGCAACTACCAGCTACTACCGCTGCATTAATTCATAATTACCAGGATCTTCAAATTTtcggataaaaagaattaaacggTCTACTTTACGCTTACGAACGGGCGAACTATCTCACGGCAAGTACAATCGAATGGTATGCGCTCGATAGcgatatataacgatatatctcAATAGTCGCACCTGCATCGATACTTTACTTATCCTAGCTTTACGTGCACTACAGTTGGTTGTGTTTTAAGAAAAGGATGAATATAGTACAACAGAAAGcacaagaaaaagataaaagaaaatatgagagaAGGACGCAAGTATTTCATTCGagattttcgataaatcgaaaatacATAAGACATGTAACGTTGAATTTTACGATTCGagatatcgtttattataatGTTACAAAATACAGTAATTATACTGTAAAAGGATAGTCTGATAGAAGCTCAGCGAATATCGCTGCATTCAAGTCAAATTATATCTGATATTGATTTGTAAATATCGCATTCATTTAatgcaagaaaatattttctaatcagAACGTCTAATCTTAATGTTCGAACGAAGAGAATGAACGAATCATTTTGTCGACCGTAGGGCCTGTAATTTTCTTAACGTGCGGTAGGTCAAGAATTTTATGTTTTTGCAAAAAGGATATACAAAGAATATGATATTCTATGAGAAAGATAAGGAGAATAATGTAGCTTCAAGATAATTCAATTGTAACATTATTCTTCAATTTAGTTCAAAATTGTACATTGCTATAACAATGGACAACCTCATGAGAGAATTGGAAGGCTTAAAAATTTCAGGAAATATAATGGATGAAAGTCTATGGTCAGGATGCATAGATCTTATAGAAAAAAGCTTCGTACCACAGAAACAATGTGGTAATGAGCGGCCATGCGAAGAAAAAGACTTCAGAGAATATAGAATTATAGTGGAtagaaatttaagaaatattaaatctatGTTACAACATATTATACAAAGTCGTAATGAAGCAAATGTGCAAATAGATTATGATAATGTATTAGTCAAAACCTTTgcaatgaatttaatatatctaattggAGAAATGCATGAGAAAAATGTTTGGAACACGGCGGAATCGGTTTCAATCTCCAAAGAATTAACTGATTGCTTCTACcaactatatttttatttagatatttcacaatttttaatggaaaataataacCTTAGTATGATACTAGAAAAGTttagatataaattacaaCGAGACAATTGGAAAACTTATCCATCAGCTGTTACGTGGTATAAATggattttattacaattaaaggtatatagatttttatgtACTTTAACTTTAATTAGCAatcttttattcgtaataaaaagatcgattcattttatttatcttgcagaaatcaaatttatatgatCATATTCGTGAAGTACTTCCAACAGctctaataattattgatgatTATGTATCAGAAAATGTAGTAATAGGATTAGAATGCTTATATCAAATTATGCAACACTCTTATATGGTaagtaaaagaattatatattatatataacaattaatatatatattacaatttgttatgatatttaattgcAGAAAAAGGGATTAATAGATACTGGTTATGCAGATGTAATTTATCATGCGTTAGAACGTTTGACTCATCAGAGAAATGCCAGATATGTTGTGCCATTATATTCGTGTTTAACAAATCTCTTAGATACGTTGGACATCTGGGGTAATAATTTGAATGTGTTTgaggtatatattttttattagtatctttaatttattaattgaaaaaataatatacttttcaatatatataatataggcAAAAactttattcattatttgtaaaaatatagaaaatattatatacaaaacttgaattattagaaaaagagacaatgTGATGT contains:
- the LOC122627354 gene encoding abl interactor 2 isoform X2, whose protein sequence is MAELAALLHQEIPEGRHNLADSHTNLERVADYCEANYFQADNKRIALEETKNYTTQSLASVAYQINTLAYNFLQLLDLQTSQLAEMESQMNHIAQTVMIHKEKVARREIGVLTANKMTARQYKIIAPANPEKPIKYVRKSIDYTILDDIGHGVRSSGTPRSKQRGGSQGSVQSLGATSTGSGLGAAMVGPAPTTKPPTPPQTVRTGTLSKGSREYRTPPAVAPPQVPSHYAPNYPLGHPRRERGPGYSTLPLHAHTTSHSAHNTNHSTHTNNMTQHTSPPQVGTVHPLQSHPQTPPPAPPSVTGAAGYIQEQHNNMPPPPSPLVGISGDMADYSGHHTLPHRLAHQISRSSGASSPPLPPPPPPEQEEHPQFGRPTPSSGAIMPIVPDEEDLPGWVPKNYIEKVVAIYDYYADKEDELSFQESSVIYVLKKNDDGWWEGVMDGITGLFPGNYVEPCV
- the LOC122627354 gene encoding abl interactor 2 isoform X1 — its product is MAEYRSGSYCVSSGVGSDSEVMAELAALLHQEIPEGRHNLADSHTNLERVADYCEANYFQADNKRIALEETKNYTTQSLASVAYQINTLAYNFLQLLDLQTSQLAEMESQMNHIAQTVMIHKEKVARREIGVLTANKMTARQYKIIAPANPEKPIKYVRKSIDYTILDDIGHGVRSSGTPRSKQRGGSQGSVQSLGATSTGSGLGAAMVGPAPTTKPPTPPQTVRTGTLSKGSREYRTPPAVAPPQVPSHYAPNYPLGHPRRERGPGYSTLPLHAHTTSHSAHNTNHSTHTNNMTQHTSPPQVGTVHPLQSHPQTPPPAPPSVTGAAGYIQEQHNNMPPPPSPLVGISGDMADYSGHHTLPHRLAHQISRSSGASSPPLPPPPPPEQEEHPQFGRPTPSSGAIMPIVPDEEDLPGWVPKNYIEKVVAIYDYYADKEDELSFQESSVIYVLKKNDDGWWEGVMDGITGLFPGNYVEPCV
- the LOC122627355 gene encoding TELO2-interacting protein 2-like — encoded protein: MDNLMRELEGLKISGNIMDESLWSGCIDLIEKSFVPQKQCGNERPCEEKDFREYRIIVDRNLRNIKSMLQHIIQSRNEANVQIDYDNVLVKTFAMNLIYLIGEMHEKNVWNTAESVSISKELTDCFYQLYFYLDISQFLMENNNLSMILEKFRYKLQRDNWKTYPSAVTWYKWILLQLKKSNLYDHIREVLPTALIIIDDYVSENVVIGLECLYQIMQHSYMKKGLIDTGYADVIYHALERLTHQRNARYVVPLYSCLTNLLDTLDIWGNNLNVFEWTKRDEILATLLDNMELEQDVELRHVYMLSLPQLLNNIGCAKWCERIARILSEYCEHHTDLRTLKATLETAKTYLVIFNLRVAAHCIPLYTAFLKLHFDLTETPTFDMGIMQNLEDCICLLYELTPSIGCAIIRDDRMHLMIKSKFQVQCLGDIKYLE